In Jejubacter calystegiae, the following are encoded in one genomic region:
- a CDS encoding 1-acylglycerol-3-phosphate O-acyltransferase: MLFIFRFIIVVVYSILVCIFGSIWCLFSPRNPRHVATFGHLFARLSCVFGLKVETRKPEGAENYGNAVYIANHQNNYDMVTAAYIVQPPTVTVGKKSLVWIPFFGPIYWLTGNLLIDRNNRARAHGTIAEMVRQIHKRKISIWMFPEGTRSRGRGLLPFKTGAFHAAIAAGVPVIPVCVSNTNDKVKLNRWNNGLVIVEMLPPVDVSQYGKDQVRELSDHCRALMQAKIDELNKEVAERERAGTVEKKQTN; the protein is encoded by the coding sequence ATGTTATTTATTTTTCGCTTTATTATCGTTGTCGTTTACAGCATCCTGGTATGCATATTCGGTTCGATCTGGTGCCTGTTCAGCCCGCGTAACCCGCGCCACGTGGCGACTTTTGGCCACCTGTTCGCCCGGCTTTCCTGCGTTTTTGGCCTGAAAGTGGAAACCCGTAAACCCGAAGGCGCGGAAAACTACGGTAATGCGGTCTATATTGCCAACCACCAGAATAACTACGATATGGTCACGGCCGCCTATATTGTGCAGCCGCCGACGGTAACGGTTGGGAAAAAGAGCCTGGTCTGGATCCCCTTCTTCGGCCCGATTTACTGGCTGACGGGTAACTTGTTGATTGATCGTAATAACCGGGCCAGGGCCCATGGCACCATCGCTGAAATGGTGCGCCAGATCCATAAACGTAAAATCTCTATCTGGATGTTTCCGGAAGGCACCCGTAGCCGCGGGCGCGGCCTGTTGCCCTTTAAGACCGGCGCTTTCCACGCCGCTATTGCTGCGGGGGTGCCCGTTATTCCGGTCTGCGTTTCCAATACCAATGATAAGGTTAAGCTGAATCGCTGGAATAACGGTCTGGTGATCGTCGAAATGCTGCCGCCGGTGGATGTCAGCCAGTATGGCAAAGATCAGGTGCGTGAACTTTCCGATCACTGCCGTGCGCTGATGCAGGCGAAGATCGACGAACTGAATAAAGAGGTTGCGGAGCGGGAGCGCGCCGGGACTGTGGAAAAGAAACAGACGAATTAA